Proteins found in one Mucilaginibacter gracilis genomic segment:
- the traK gene encoding conjugative transposon protein TraK produces the protein MFQQLRNIDSAFKHIKLFSYLLIGACVLISCFAVWKSYQSSDNYKNHIYILANGKALEAYAADRKDNIPVEIRDHVKMFHHDFFTLDPDDKVIEANITKALYMADGSAKTAYSNLKESGYYANLISGNISQQVEVDSIALDMNQYPYYFKCFATERLIRATSTVTRSLVTQGYLRNVSRSDNNPHGFLIEKWETLENKDLSTQSKQP, from the coding sequence ATGTTTCAGCAACTCAGAAATATCGACAGTGCTTTTAAGCACATTAAACTATTCAGCTATCTGCTGATCGGCGCTTGTGTACTGATCTCCTGCTTTGCGGTTTGGAAAAGCTACCAGAGTTCGGATAATTACAAAAACCATATTTATATCCTGGCGAACGGTAAGGCATTGGAAGCCTATGCCGCCGACCGCAAGGATAATATACCCGTTGAGATCAGGGATCATGTAAAGATGTTCCACCATGACTTTTTTACCCTCGATCCCGACGATAAAGTAATAGAGGCCAATATTACCAAAGCTTTGTATATGGCCGATGGTTCTGCAAAGACAGCTTACAGCAATCTGAAGGAGAGCGGTTATTACGCCAACCTGATCTCCGGCAATATCAGCCAGCAGGTGGAAGTGGACAGTATTGCGCTGGACATGAACCAGTACCCCTACTATTTTAAATGCTTTGCTACGGAAAGGCTGATCCGTGCTACATCGACCGTTACCCGCAGCCTGGTTACCCAGGGTTATTTGCGGAATGTATCGCGGAGCGACAATAACCCGCATGGTTTCCTGATTGAAAAATGGGAAACGCTGGAAAACAAAGACCTGTCCACTCAAAGCAAACAGCCATGA
- a CDS encoding AbiV family abortive infection protein, which produces MPVSKSVSKFRSLSKQQCLDVYPSIRLNAAKHFHAAKLLAANLDFGNGIAHLILGTEEQVKAAVLMLQAYDFPVRDIKNYDKLFYLHAARHNVLKEFHSIFVFADSVMKYRAVRQRTKGGDNFAKMFMDGLLAVKDGLENYQWWDSADKLKQNCFYLDYTDEGMIDPARIGVLQWETTFKFITKVTHDLQELTETIVGASGKELAEFRQQFIDGEIGDLMAESIVRKRV; this is translated from the coding sequence ATGCCTGTAAGTAAATCCGTTAGTAAATTCCGCAGTCTGAGTAAACAACAATGCTTAGATGTTTATCCGAGTATTAGATTGAATGCCGCTAAACATTTTCATGCCGCTAAACTGCTTGCCGCAAACCTGGATTTTGGTAATGGCATCGCTCACCTCATCCTTGGCACGGAGGAACAAGTTAAAGCTGCGGTACTCATGCTACAAGCTTATGATTTCCCGGTTAGGGATATCAAGAACTATGATAAGTTATTTTACTTACATGCGGCCAGGCATAATGTGCTGAAGGAATTTCACTCAATTTTTGTCTTTGCCGACAGTGTTATGAAATACCGCGCAGTAAGGCAACGAACAAAGGGTGGGGACAATTTCGCTAAAATGTTCATGGATGGTCTGTTAGCTGTTAAGGATGGCCTTGAAAATTACCAATGGTGGGATAGTGCAGACAAACTCAAACAAAACTGCTTTTATTTAGACTATACGGATGAAGGCATGATTGATCCTGCAAGAATTGGTGTCCTGCAATGGGAAACCACTTTCAAATTTATTACTAAGGTTACTCATGATCTACAAGAGCTTACAGAAACCATCGTCGGTGCATCTGGTAAAGAGCTTGCGGAGTTTCGTCAGCAATTCATCGACGGCGAAATCGGCGACCTGATGGCTGAATCAATTGTGAGGAAACGGGTATGA
- a CDS encoding TerB family tellurite resistance protein: protein MRSIKMSIAGLFCLALSAFNVTPAKAQSFEIQQLILDVAKLAQFKSILSEMYDGYTILTKGYGTVKNLTQGNFNLHEVFLDGLLQVSPEVKKYQRVADIIADESSILSEYKKKYSRFRNSGRFSISELDYISNIYERLTSAALHNAADLADVLTASKLRMSDDERLSAIDRIYLDTNDKLQFLRSFNSRTSILQAQRQKQVNETQTLQNLYRP, encoded by the coding sequence ATGAGATCAATTAAAATGTCAATAGCTGGATTGTTTTGCCTTGCGCTATCTGCATTCAACGTGACACCGGCCAAAGCGCAATCATTCGAGATCCAGCAACTTATACTGGATGTGGCCAAACTGGCGCAGTTCAAAAGTATCCTGAGCGAAATGTATGATGGCTATACCATCCTGACCAAAGGGTACGGTACTGTTAAGAACCTGACCCAGGGTAATTTCAACCTGCATGAAGTGTTTTTGGATGGGCTTTTACAGGTTAGCCCTGAAGTAAAGAAGTATCAGCGCGTAGCTGATATTATAGCCGATGAAAGCAGCATCCTGTCGGAGTACAAAAAGAAATATAGCCGTTTTCGGAACAGCGGGAGGTTCAGTATCAGTGAACTGGATTATATCAGCAATATCTATGAGCGGTTGACCAGCGCTGCCTTACACAACGCCGCCGACCTGGCCGATGTGCTGACCGCTTCGAAGCTGCGCATGTCGGATGATGAGCGGTTAAGCGCCATTGACCGGATCTACCTGGACACGAATGACAAACTGCAATTTCTCCGCAGCTTCAACAGCCGGACAAGCATTTTGCAGGCACAGCGGCAAAAGCAAGTTAACGAAACGCAAACCCTTCAAAATTTATACAGGCCATGA
- the traM gene encoding conjugative transposon protein TraM gives MKQNTAANTQQQEKQRKFLLILPLLILPFLTLGFYALSGGKGEGNAQVQQQGINAKLPEAQFKNEKQQTKMGLYDQAARDSVSESNNTVNPTFGFTDEKSGQPSTIRRSELTADDHEQAIKQKLAQISQEVNRPEPVVKPAAVQQGTDPNTEKLEKLLKSVQQGKTEDPEMQQLGALLDKIQAIQNPGLTLSNLKASLPPVKDTAFKAIPAIIDGSQKVLQGGVVKLRLTDTMHLKGLVFNKGQLLFGNCTIVNQRLLLDIKNMRIGIAIVPVNLTVYSLDGIIGLNAPEAELAEAAGSGTDDALQSMQFLSMDQSLATQAAGAGISAAKSLLGKKVKRIKVKLEDSRQVLLRNNDNKNR, from the coding sequence ATGAAACAAAACACAGCAGCTAACACGCAGCAACAGGAAAAGCAAAGGAAATTTCTGCTCATCCTGCCTTTATTGATCCTGCCATTCCTGACGTTAGGCTTTTACGCTTTAAGTGGCGGTAAAGGCGAAGGAAACGCACAGGTTCAGCAACAGGGCATCAATGCAAAATTGCCCGAAGCGCAGTTTAAAAATGAAAAACAGCAAACCAAAATGGGCCTTTACGACCAGGCAGCAAGAGATTCCGTATCGGAATCCAATAATACCGTTAACCCTACTTTTGGGTTTACGGATGAAAAGAGCGGCCAACCATCAACGATTCGCCGGTCAGAATTAACGGCAGACGACCACGAGCAGGCGATCAAACAAAAACTGGCTCAGATCAGTCAGGAAGTTAACAGGCCGGAACCGGTGGTTAAGCCCGCAGCAGTTCAGCAGGGAACAGACCCCAATACCGAAAAGCTGGAAAAATTGTTAAAGTCCGTGCAACAGGGTAAAACTGAAGATCCCGAAATGCAGCAATTAGGCGCTTTACTGGACAAGATACAGGCTATCCAAAACCCCGGCCTCACGCTCAGTAACCTGAAAGCAAGTTTACCACCTGTTAAAGACACCGCGTTTAAAGCCATTCCGGCAATCATTGACGGTTCCCAAAAAGTATTGCAGGGCGGTGTTGTTAAACTGCGTTTAACCGATACCATGCACTTGAAAGGTTTGGTATTCAATAAAGGGCAATTGCTTTTTGGTAACTGTACCATCGTTAACCAGCGTTTATTACTGGATATCAAAAATATGAGGATAGGTATCGCTATTGTTCCCGTCAATCTAACGGTGTATTCCTTAGATGGGATCATCGGCCTGAATGCACCCGAAGCGGAATTAGCCGAAGCCGCAGGCAGTGGCACCGACGATGCTTTACAAAGTATGCAGTTCCTTTCCATGGATCAATCCCTGGCAACACAGGCCGCAGGAGCGGGTATCAGTGCCGCCAAATCTTTACTCGGTAAAAAGGTTAAGCGCATAAAAGTAAAGTTGGAGGATAGCAGGCAGGTGTTACTTCGTAACAACGATAACAAGAACCGCTAA
- a CDS encoding histone H1: protein MKKFQELKAIIANAESDAVKFYEKGNKAAGRRLRAAMQQVKRTAQNVRIAVTANKNAN from the coding sequence ATGAAAAAGTTCCAGGAATTAAAAGCAATTATTGCCAATGCAGAAAGTGATGCGGTAAAATTTTATGAAAAGGGCAACAAAGCCGCAGGCAGGAGGTTGCGCGCCGCAATGCAACAAGTCAAACGCACTGCGCAAAATGTGCGTATAGCAGTAACAGCAAATAAAAACGCGAATTAA
- a CDS encoding DUF6908 domain-containing protein, with amino-acid sequence MKTLNQNSTAIFCRLIELMNGNEHLKITNDPFMPLTIEKIGEDIITPIGVGCAYSLCHYYEQNGDLMQDPEMCFLILDNRADDVKELSKVTIAPFMFQQANLGIYQESIEFANQIMGEVHTEMQADHAEFADMWLGNIKLQGFLK; translated from the coding sequence ATGAAAACATTAAATCAAAACAGTACCGCTATATTTTGCCGTCTTATTGAACTGATGAATGGCAACGAGCATTTGAAAATTACAAACGACCCTTTCATGCCTTTAACAATCGAAAAAATCGGTGAGGATATTATTACCCCAATAGGCGTAGGTTGTGCATACAGCCTCTGCCACTACTATGAACAAAACGGCGATCTGATGCAAGACCCTGAAATGTGCTTTTTAATACTGGATAACCGTGCAGATGATGTTAAGGAACTTTCAAAAGTTACCATAGCACCCTTTATGTTTCAACAAGCTAATTTGGGTATCTACCAAGAAAGTATTGAGTTTGCCAACCAAATTATGGGCGAGGTGCATACAGAGATGCAGGCCGACCACGCAGAATTTGCCGATATGTGGTTAGGCAATATTAAACTACAGGGATTTTTAAAGTAA
- a CDS encoding IS630 family transposase (programmed frameshift) encodes MVRYTIKLTKEEVGELYSIINKGSHSSQTFRTAYILLNCDEGEYAEKITNEQISKVLKVGMRTIDRVKKKFIEEGFEGVLDRRPTSRVYETKSDGDVEAKLVALCCSEPPEGFAKWSLRLLADKMVELEYVESISHVTVRSVLKKNELKPWKVKGWVIPPEKSSEFVANMERVLDVYKKPYDEEFPVVCMDESPKQLIEEGQPSQAMKPGQEARVDYEYIRHGVVNIFMANEPLRGKRFVEITAFKTKKDWALFVKRIADEWYPTAKKITLVMDNFKTHSASAFYETFEPAEAKRLWDRFEFVYTPKHGSWLNMAEIELHVLNGQCLNRHISTMLKINEEVAAWQHNRNNKNSKINWQFENKDARIKLKRLYPSLHD; translated from the exons ATGGTACGTTATACGATAAAACTTACAAAAGAGGAGGTTGGAGAGTTATACTCGATAATCAACAAGGGCTCCCATAGTTCTCAAACATTCCGGACAGCCTATATACTATTGAATTGTGATGAAGGGGAATATGCGGAGAAAATAACAAATGAACAGATCAGCAAAGTCCTGAAAGTAGGGATGCGAACGATAGACCGGGTGAAGAAAAAGTTTATTGAAGAGGGTTTTGAAGGTGTTTTAGATCGTCGCCCCACCAGCCGTGTTTATGAAACAAAATCAGATGGCGATGTAGAAGCGAAGCTGGTTGCCTTGTGTTGCAGCGAGCCGCCTGAGGGGTTTGCTAAATGGTCATTAAGGCTACTCGCCGATAAAATGGTAGAGTTGGAATATGTAGAAAGTATTTCGCATGTAACAGTAAGAAGTGTGCTTA AAAAAAACGAACTTAAGCCTTGGAAAGTAAAGGGCTGGGTAATACCACCGGAAAAAAGCAGCGAATTTGTAGCCAATATGGAACGCGTATTGGATGTATACAAAAAACCTTATGATGAGGAATTTCCGGTTGTATGTATGGATGAGTCGCCAAAACAATTGATAGAAGAAGGGCAGCCCTCTCAAGCCATGAAGCCTGGCCAGGAGGCAAGAGTAGATTACGAGTACATAAGGCATGGGGTAGTCAATATATTTATGGCCAACGAGCCTTTGAGGGGCAAGCGCTTTGTAGAAATTACGGCGTTTAAAACCAAAAAGGACTGGGCTTTATTCGTAAAAAGAATAGCAGATGAATGGTACCCGACAGCGAAAAAAATAACTTTAGTAATGGACAATTTTAAAACCCATTCGGCCTCTGCATTTTACGAGACATTTGAACCAGCCGAAGCCAAAAGGCTATGGGATAGGTTTGAGTTTGTTTATACGCCCAAGCATGGAAGCTGGCTCAATATGGCCGAGATAGAATTGCATGTATTGAATGGGCAATGCCTAAACAGGCATATTTCAACAATGCTGAAGATCAATGAAGAGGTAGCGGCATGGCAACACAACAGAAATAATAAGAACAGCAAAATTAACTGGCAGTTCGAAAATAAAGATGCGCGAATAAAACTGAAAAGACTTTATCCGTCATTACACGATTAA
- a CDS encoding AAA family ATPase — MRYLRLYEPRTVNEYYKDNLEAHFLGNIKELNIIVGANNSRKSRFLRRVIELELKAVFESNFDLNQAYINSQQIFDEIAGIPGLSINTQLAYLIFPQGAGTNGDYKAVKDYVTDEAGNSNIIDFAKLQNSLKNINETLLALGSNDQFKTMWTIVHRTLKTAKVLEAIYIDAQNIGGKFVQKPISPTIIDNIHYTIQELEGDLVPHCDLRLKVIQRVGDYLTLISSLKFEEQSPNLIYIPVLRTSRPISGVGADIFENTILNQYFPKPPNKLTIETGYKLYDRIIYARNGSKQQIKDYEIFEKFIGETFFQSSDIHIVAHQTSGTNERNIKISLPNELDDVPMHHLGDGVQGVINLLFPLFTADEGSWIFIDEPETHLHPGYQNILIKTISENEAIRKRKLKIFINTHSNHILSGALLGSNSAEMLVFSRRDKNSSNIQTFNGNEYNTLEMLGVFNTSVLVSNCTLWVEGVTDRFYLQGFLYAFCNSVVQASFQPIEGLHFSFIEYGGKNLIHYGFDHEYALSESKAIHNHINTKIEAYFINANVFLLADSDFNKVKHDAYEAIDRSNFKYRQTGVPEVENLLPEHIIKQYLLGLKCDPAEVEACFPISIDVKLGEHLKDKISYKNGFRNFEADTGGTLNSYYKKGLADFVHRKTMDKTFKWSDFEQSPHLKEIIIALYEFIKSKNAFK, encoded by the coding sequence ATGAGGTATTTAAGGTTGTATGAGCCAAGAACAGTAAATGAATATTATAAGGATAACCTTGAAGCCCATTTTTTAGGCAATATTAAAGAACTGAATATTATTGTTGGCGCAAATAACAGCAGGAAAAGCCGCTTTTTAAGACGGGTGATCGAACTCGAACTAAAAGCCGTCTTTGAAAGCAATTTTGATTTGAACCAAGCTTACATTAATAGCCAGCAGATTTTCGATGAGATAGCAGGCATACCCGGGCTGAGCATAAACACTCAATTGGCTTATTTGATCTTTCCGCAAGGTGCAGGCACTAACGGAGATTATAAAGCAGTAAAGGATTACGTTACGGATGAAGCAGGAAATAGCAACATAATAGACTTTGCTAAACTGCAAAATTCTTTAAAGAACATCAATGAGACTTTGCTGGCGCTCGGATCTAATGATCAATTTAAAACGATGTGGACAATAGTTCACCGCACGCTAAAAACCGCAAAAGTATTGGAAGCAATCTACATAGACGCTCAAAACATTGGCGGAAAATTCGTTCAAAAACCAATTTCACCTACGATCATAGATAATATTCATTATACAATTCAAGAACTGGAAGGGGATCTTGTACCACACTGTGATTTAAGACTAAAAGTGATTCAGCGAGTTGGAGATTATCTTACGCTTATCAGCAGTCTGAAGTTCGAAGAACAAAGTCCCAATTTGATTTATATACCTGTTTTACGGACATCAAGGCCAATTTCGGGCGTTGGGGCTGATATTTTCGAGAACACCATCCTCAACCAGTATTTTCCCAAACCGCCCAATAAACTGACGATAGAAACCGGCTATAAGTTATATGATCGAATCATTTATGCGAGAAATGGCAGTAAGCAACAAATCAAGGATTATGAAATCTTTGAAAAATTTATAGGCGAAACTTTTTTTCAATCATCGGACATTCATATTGTTGCTCATCAAACTTCAGGAACAAATGAAAGAAACATCAAAATCAGTTTACCAAACGAATTAGATGACGTTCCGATGCATCACCTAGGTGATGGTGTACAGGGGGTTATCAATTTATTATTCCCTTTATTTACAGCAGATGAGGGTAGTTGGATTTTTATTGACGAACCGGAAACTCATTTACACCCCGGCTATCAGAATATTCTAATCAAGACGATTTCTGAAAATGAAGCAATCCGAAAAAGAAAGTTAAAAATATTCATTAATACGCATTCAAATCATATTCTTTCAGGAGCTTTATTGGGGAGCAATAGCGCGGAAATGCTGGTTTTTAGTCGCAGGGATAAGAATTCGTCCAATATTCAAACATTCAACGGCAATGAGTATAATACTTTGGAAATGTTAGGTGTTTTTAATACTTCCGTTTTAGTTAGCAATTGTACGTTGTGGGTGGAGGGTGTAACAGATAGATTCTATCTGCAAGGTTTTCTATACGCTTTTTGTAATAGCGTAGTCCAAGCGTCATTTCAACCGATAGAGGGGCTACATTTTTCCTTTATTGAATATGGAGGAAAGAACCTAATTCATTATGGGTTTGATCATGAGTATGCCCTTAGCGAGAGTAAGGCTATACACAATCATATTAATACTAAAATCGAGGCTTACTTTATCAATGCCAATGTTTTTCTTTTAGCGGATAGCGATTTTAATAAAGTTAAGCATGATGCTTATGAAGCAATAGACCGATCTAATTTTAAATATCGGCAGACTGGTGTTCCTGAAGTTGAAAACTTGCTGCCTGAGCATATCATCAAACAATATTTGTTAGGGCTAAAATGTGATCCTGCCGAAGTGGAAGCTTGTTTTCCTATTTCAATTGACGTAAAACTGGGTGAACACTTGAAAGACAAGATTAGCTATAAAAACGGTTTTAGAAACTTTGAAGCAGATACAGGTGGTACATTAAACAGTTATTATAAAAAAGGGCTTGCGGATTTTGTTCACAGGAAAACAATGGACAAGACATTTAAATGGTCAGATTTTGAACAATCTCCACATTTAAAAGAAATCATCATCGCTTTGTATGAGTTTATCAAGTCTAAAAATGCATTTAAATAA
- a CDS encoding P-loop NTPase fold protein: protein MLKNSHVTNYLDYYCTLSNSPEFAVMLRGNWGSGKSWFIKKYIESHSPENFLYVSLYGVTSYAEIEESFFAQLHPFLASKGMKFAGKLLKGVIKTTIKIDLDTAKKDELTIGGGLPDIRLPDYLSKLDGKILVFDDLERCSIPIYQIMGYINQFVETSGMKTILVANEDEIVKLDEEQDSKDNARRYLTIKEKLVGKSFEIETDMEAALDDFIGLVPDEESRAYLNTHKFLIVILFIMAGYKNLRHLKQALLDFDRFYELLDNEVKNCEDLMDHLFNLFLLISFEIKKGAIHEDDLEQLFSFSHLVRKETDGKSKTQVIRAKYPIFKTFGFHPLEGSTWTRLFKAGTVDRNELNQELKATSYLSKEEQPEWKRLYFFKSLKDEELNPVFDVVYAEFAALSINNPYYIIQITGILLFLTSHKLIEFDQDTIIQLGKGNLNAMKARGELEIQNPDEFPGDHSHSLGYAGIEQTEFKAFLKYAADMVKQNELEKQPIKAGELMSALKTSVKSFTDKLKADRPANLDYVRFPVLKHVDAVEFVDHFLTLSNSDKIAISDALETRYSYSYSRQLQPEKAWLQEVLELLTAKKGAYHGKISGYDLEHIIIPAISKSISTIPDTQ from the coding sequence ATGCTAAAAAACAGCCACGTTACTAACTATTTAGATTATTACTGTACTTTATCCAACAGCCCTGAGTTTGCCGTTATGTTGCGAGGCAATTGGGGAAGCGGTAAATCTTGGTTCATAAAAAAATACATTGAAAGTCATTCGCCGGAAAATTTCTTGTACGTTAGTTTATATGGTGTTACCTCATATGCAGAGATAGAAGAATCCTTTTTTGCCCAGTTACATCCTTTTTTGGCTTCAAAAGGAATGAAATTTGCCGGTAAATTATTGAAAGGCGTGATCAAGACGACCATTAAAATCGATCTGGATACTGCAAAAAAAGACGAATTGACTATTGGTGGCGGTCTTCCCGACATTCGGTTGCCGGACTATCTAAGTAAACTTGACGGTAAAATACTTGTCTTTGACGATTTGGAACGTTGTTCTATTCCGATTTACCAAATTATGGGATATATCAATCAATTTGTAGAAACCAGTGGAATGAAAACCATCTTGGTTGCAAATGAAGATGAAATTGTAAAACTTGACGAGGAACAGGATAGTAAAGATAACGCCAGACGATACCTGACTATCAAGGAGAAGCTGGTCGGCAAAAGTTTCGAGATCGAAACGGACATGGAGGCGGCCCTGGATGATTTTATTGGATTGGTGCCGGATGAAGAATCCCGCGCTTATCTTAACACACATAAGTTCCTGATCGTAATATTATTTATCATGGCGGGTTATAAAAATCTTCGCCATTTGAAACAGGCTCTGTTGGATTTCGATCGGTTTTATGAATTACTTGATAACGAGGTTAAAAATTGCGAAGATCTGATGGATCATTTATTTAATTTATTTCTTCTCATCTCATTTGAAATAAAAAAAGGAGCCATTCATGAAGATGACTTGGAACAATTGTTTAGTTTTTCTCATTTGGTTCGTAAAGAAACGGATGGCAAATCAAAAACACAGGTTATTAGGGCAAAATATCCGATATTCAAAACCTTTGGCTTTCACCCACTTGAAGGCAGTACCTGGACTAGGTTATTCAAAGCTGGAACAGTAGATCGAAACGAACTCAATCAGGAGCTTAAGGCAACCAGCTACCTTTCAAAAGAGGAACAACCGGAGTGGAAACGATTGTATTTTTTTAAATCGCTAAAAGACGAAGAATTAAATCCCGTTTTTGACGTGGTTTATGCAGAATTTGCGGCGCTAAGTATCAACAACCCCTATTATATTATACAAATTACCGGCATCCTGCTTTTTCTAACATCCCATAAATTGATTGAGTTCGATCAGGACACGATTATTCAGCTTGGTAAGGGTAATTTAAACGCAATGAAAGCACGCGGCGAACTGGAGATACAAAACCCTGATGAATTTCCTGGGGATCACAGCCATAGTTTGGGTTATGCGGGCATAGAGCAAACTGAATTCAAAGCATTTTTAAAATATGCTGCTGATATGGTAAAGCAAAATGAGCTTGAAAAACAACCGATCAAGGCGGGTGAACTCATGTCTGCGCTAAAGACTTCGGTAAAAAGTTTTACGGATAAGCTAAAAGCTGACCGGCCCGCCAACTTGGATTATGTTCGATTTCCGGTGTTAAAGCATGTTGATGCAGTTGAATTTGTAGATCATTTTCTGACATTATCCAATTCAGATAAGATTGCCATTTCCGATGCGCTTGAAACAAGGTATAGTTATTCCTATTCACGCCAGCTTCAACCAGAAAAAGCTTGGCTACAGGAGGTATTGGAATTGTTGACAGCTAAAAAGGGTGCTTATCACGGAAAGATTAGCGGTTATGATCTCGAACACATCATTATCCCCGCAATTTCCAAAAGTATCTCTACCATTCCTGACACTCAATAA
- a CDS encoding conjugal transfer protein TraI, whose protein sequence is MTLFVALPKGADAQFIIADVIKAAITKVIKAIDLKVQRLQNQTIWLQNAQKTVENQLHKFKLDEISEWSQKQKDLYGKYYKELQTVKSVIAYYERIKDMTNKQTSLLNEYNHAWGLLRNDKHFSGDELTYMQKVYRGILEESVKNLDELMLVIKSFQTEMSDAKRLELINAAADRMDTNYSDLHQFNNQNYMLSVQRARTENEVITLRKYYGIN, encoded by the coding sequence ATGACATTATTCGTGGCATTGCCCAAAGGTGCAGACGCACAATTTATTATTGCCGATGTGATTAAAGCTGCCATTACTAAAGTGATCAAAGCGATTGACCTGAAAGTACAGCGGCTGCAAAATCAAACCATCTGGCTGCAAAATGCGCAAAAGACGGTAGAAAACCAGTTGCACAAATTTAAACTCGATGAGATTTCTGAATGGTCACAGAAGCAAAAAGACCTTTATGGCAAGTACTATAAGGAGTTGCAAACGGTAAAATCAGTGATCGCTTATTACGAGCGCATCAAAGATATGACGAACAAGCAAACCAGCTTATTGAACGAATATAACCATGCCTGGGGTCTGCTTCGGAACGACAAACATTTCAGCGGGGATGAACTGACTTATATGCAGAAAGTTTACCGCGGTATCCTCGAAGAAAGCGTGAAGAATCTGGACGAACTCATGCTGGTCATCAAGTCCTTTCAAACGGAAATGAGCGATGCCAAAAGGCTGGAGCTGATCAATGCCGCTGCCGACCGCATGGACACCAATTACAGCGACCTGCACCAATTCAATAACCAAAACTACATGCTCAGTGTGCAGCGGGCCAGGACTGAAAACGAGGTCATCACTTTAAGAAAGTATTATGGTATCAATTAA
- a CDS encoding J domain-containing protein — translation MKWFNECKSIEDVKAEYKRLAKLYHPDLGGDTATMQEINKAYAFASAKAIKRANLSEEETENEILSSEAYRKAIEAIIYLDGILIELVGAWIWVTGNTRPNKEILKAAGFLYASKKVAWYFRTAEYKVSKGGKKSLDEIREKYGSEVINGNNASRHKHHFLRS, via the coding sequence ATGAAATGGTTTAATGAGTGTAAGAGCATTGAAGATGTAAAAGCTGAGTACAAACGGCTGGCTAAACTGTACCACCCTGATTTAGGAGGCGATACAGCAACGATGCAGGAAATAAATAAGGCTTACGCATTTGCCTCCGCAAAAGCCATCAAAAGGGCTAATCTTTCCGAGGAAGAAACAGAAAACGAAATCCTGTCATCGGAAGCGTACCGCAAGGCTATAGAGGCCATTATTTACTTGGATGGAATTTTAATTGAGTTGGTCGGCGCGTGGATTTGGGTAACGGGTAACACCCGCCCCAATAAGGAAATACTAAAAGCCGCAGGGTTTTTATATGCTTCTAAAAAAGTAGCATGGTATTTCAGAACGGCTGAATACAAAGTAAGCAAGGGAGGTAAAAAGAGCCTTGACGAAATCCGTGAAAAATACGGCAGTGAAGTAATTAACGGTAATAACGCCAGCCGACACAAACATCATTTTTTAAGGAGTTAA